A single genomic interval of Chitinophaga sp. 180180018-3 harbors:
- a CDS encoding carboxypeptidase-like regulatory domain-containing protein: MKAQISEFRDSVIQISGITMTADSLRAVPGVSIIVKGQGRGTISNRSGIFSIVVFKGDTLSFTAIGFKHKNYRVPPNIKGNTFSMVQLMVEDTTYLPVTIIKPYLTREQFERAFAAMDIPDDAFEVARKNTNNAHLRALARVTPIDGREGVNMYLNKQAQNLYYAGQPPPQNIFNPLAWAQFIQAWKRGDFKRKDDSYGE; the protein is encoded by the coding sequence TTGAAAGCTCAGATCTCAGAGTTCAGGGACAGTGTAATACAAATTTCAGGTATCACCATGACGGCCGACAGCCTGAGAGCCGTGCCGGGCGTAAGTATCATCGTAAAAGGTCAGGGCCGCGGTACTATTTCCAACAGGTCAGGTATATTCTCCATCGTTGTATTCAAAGGCGATACCCTTTCATTTACTGCCATCGGCTTTAAACATAAAAATTATCGCGTACCACCGAATATCAAGGGAAATACTTTTTCCATGGTGCAGCTGATGGTGGAAGATACCACCTACCTGCCGGTGACGATCATTAAACCATACCTGACAAGAGAACAATTCGAACGCGCCTTCGCGGCTATGGACATCCCGGATGATGCCTTTGAGGTAGCGCGGAAAAATACCAACAATGCGCATCTCCGTGCCCTTGCCAGGGTTACACCTATCGACGGCAGGGAAGGCGTGAACATGTACCTGAACAAACAGGCGCAGAACCTGTACTATGCCGGACAACCGCCTCCACAGAATATCTTCAACCCGCTCGCATGGGCCCAGTTTATACAGGCCTGGAAGCGAGGCGACTTTAAACGCAAAGACGACTCTTACGGTGAGTAG